One segment of Curtobacterium poinsettiae DNA contains the following:
- a CDS encoding ABC transporter ATP-binding protein — protein MTDQPILHVDGLGHDVATRTLWDDLAFTVAHGEVLAVRGASGQGKSTLLRCLGGLQQPTRGKVRIGGEELGSIGERRKRSLRRDVIGFVMQDHSIVPEWSVLRNLRVVRPEGVGSQALDVRIDEALDAVGLDGRQRQRAGLLSGGEQQRVALARVLAQRPSLVLADEPTASLDDRSAARVRAGLDLIRAHGGAVVVATHDPGLLEWSGREIDLGSETAEARRGS, from the coding sequence ATGACTGACCAGCCCATCCTGCACGTCGACGGCCTCGGCCACGATGTCGCGACCCGGACCCTGTGGGACGACCTCGCGTTCACCGTCGCCCACGGAGAAGTCCTCGCGGTTCGCGGGGCGTCGGGGCAGGGCAAGAGCACCCTTTTGCGCTGCCTCGGCGGCTTGCAACAGCCGACACGTGGGAAGGTGCGGATCGGCGGTGAAGAGCTGGGTTCGATCGGCGAGCGGCGGAAGCGATCGCTCCGCCGAGACGTGATCGGCTTCGTCATGCAAGACCATTCGATCGTGCCCGAGTGGTCGGTTCTCCGAAATCTGCGCGTCGTGCGGCCCGAGGGCGTGGGCAGCCAAGCGCTCGACGTGCGGATCGATGAGGCACTCGACGCCGTCGGTCTTGATGGACGGCAGCGTCAGCGAGCGGGTCTGCTCAGCGGCGGCGAGCAGCAACGGGTGGCGCTCGCCCGGGTGCTCGCGCAGCGGCCGAGCTTGGTGCTGGCCGACGAGCCGACGGCCTCGCTTGATGACCGGAGCGCTGCCCGCGTGCGTGCTGGGCTGGACCTGATCCGCGCGCACGGGGGAGCGGTGGTCGTCGCGACGCACGACCCGGGGCTGCTGGAGTGGAGCGGGCGCGAGATCGACCTCGGCTCAGAGACCGCCGAAGCGCGTCGGGGCAGCTGA
- a CDS encoding 3'-5' exonuclease has protein sequence MAFLDPAQAKLVRRSFNGPAHIRGAAGTGKTVVGLHRAAYLARATGGRVLFTTYISTLPKVLESLLERLAPDMVGRVDFLGVHAFATRLLKERGIAFRAPGREARLAFDDAWNAIRASSPLRSSRFSRSYWEDEISHVIKGRALTRFDEYADLARIGRKHALPLETRQAVWDLYEAYARGLRERRAHDWEDIVLLARDAVRALPLERYDAVIVDEAQDLSCAMVALVHQLVGDRTDGLTLIGDGQQTIYPGGYTLDEVGIDLSGRGVVLDVNHRNTAEILEFAKEMVADDQFVDIEGVDGVGDALSDVSRSGAAPTMTRFASRADHDRAMLDRLTEVLRLVGTGHGDVGILTATNRQANDVMEALGSAGIPTVSLQQYAGRSSDAVRVGTVKRAKGLEFKQVLLAHVDPRLLDAAPADPSETERERRERGRRELYVGMTRARDGLWVGVRSGATRSR, from the coding sequence ATGGCGTTCCTCGACCCGGCACAGGCCAAGCTCGTCCGCCGCAGCTTCAACGGCCCGGCACACATACGCGGCGCCGCCGGCACGGGCAAGACCGTCGTCGGACTCCACCGCGCCGCGTACCTCGCACGCGCCACCGGCGGCCGCGTGCTGTTCACGACGTACATCAGCACCCTCCCGAAGGTCCTCGAGTCGCTCCTCGAACGCCTCGCACCCGACATGGTCGGTCGCGTCGACTTCCTGGGCGTCCACGCGTTCGCCACGCGCCTGCTGAAGGAACGCGGCATCGCGTTCCGCGCTCCTGGACGGGAGGCCCGACTCGCGTTCGACGACGCGTGGAACGCGATCCGCGCCTCCAGTCCATTGCGGTCGTCGCGATTCTCGCGCTCGTACTGGGAAGACGAGATCAGCCACGTCATCAAGGGCCGCGCCCTGACGCGGTTCGACGAGTACGCGGACCTGGCTCGCATCGGGCGCAAGCACGCGCTCCCGCTGGAGACGCGCCAGGCCGTCTGGGACCTGTACGAGGCGTACGCGCGCGGGCTGCGTGAGCGACGGGCGCATGACTGGGAGGACATCGTGTTGCTCGCTCGCGACGCGGTCCGGGCGCTACCGCTCGAGCGGTACGACGCGGTCATCGTGGACGAGGCGCAGGACCTGTCCTGCGCGATGGTCGCGCTGGTGCACCAGCTCGTGGGTGACCGTACCGACGGCCTGACGCTCATCGGTGACGGCCAGCAGACGATCTACCCCGGCGGGTACACGCTCGACGAGGTCGGTATCGATCTGTCGGGCCGAGGCGTGGTGCTCGACGTCAACCACCGGAACACCGCCGAGATCCTCGAGTTCGCGAAGGAGATGGTGGCGGACGACCAGTTCGTGGACATCGAGGGTGTCGACGGGGTCGGTGACGCGCTGTCGGACGTCTCGCGCTCCGGTGCCGCTCCGACGATGACGCGGTTCGCGAGTCGTGCCGACCACGACCGGGCGATGCTCGACCGGCTGACCGAGGTCCTCCGGCTGGTCGGGACCGGACACGGTGACGTCGGCATCCTCACGGCGACGAACCGGCAGGCGAACGACGTCATGGAGGCGCTCGGGAGTGCGGGCATTCCGACCGTCTCACTGCAGCAGTACGCGGGACGGAGCTCCGATGCGGTCCGCGTGGGGACGGTGAAGCGGGCGAAGGGCCTCGAGTTCAAGCAGGTGCTGCTCGCGCACGTCGATCCTCGGCTGCTCGATGCGGCCCCGGCCGACCCGTCGGAGACCGAACGGGAGCGCCGAGAGCGAGGGCGCCGCGAGCTCTACGTGGGGATGACCCGGGCGCGGGACGGCCTGTGGGTCGGCGTCCGCAGCGGAGCAACGCGCAGCCGCTGA
- a CDS encoding helicase-related protein — protein sequence MSGFDANAVLAGLKPFQRDAVHHVFERFYGDDASSGRFLVADETGLGKSVVARGVVARAVEHLQIVDEVKRIDVVYMCSNADLARQNLARLNVTGADAAPLTTRLSLLALEVPRLRAEEGSTEKKVNLVSFTPATSGFSVGGEPAGNARERALIAILLRELLTLNDDEWQATLRLFKRRVSSVERFHWRILDVAREMGQRDGSDRPEPDLETLEGFRDALGHEALHEFRSVLALVTADGAGDRDFESVWNRTGALLGRMRRALAKASLQALEPDLVILDEFQRFRELLDAPETSEAAELAHDLFSFPGVRVLLLSATPYKPFTQAGEAENHHRDFMQTIDFLANRDPAITERVTRAMAEYRACLVSGEDAAAAAKVVRDALLPVMSRSERPNVAGGFTPRMLSSPAPTTDDVLDFVALREFGDEVGAPIDLEYWKSIPYFANFMDGYKPGERARERFGTPEGARAHELLGRSRSLDRSDLDARREIDFGNGYLRTIAADTLGSGWSDLLWVPPSMPYLEPGGAYRAVHDVTKRVVFSAWSGVPTAVASLLSYEAERRASGAATRGTNTDVMRLNYSLEQGRVGSLSTLALFFPHPALAEAGDPLAIARSISAEAGVEAGRAEALVARRLDGSAEAGQPWEAFFARGTGLNEDFVGLVGDAIGGPSEDDEDETEASSGLVRFIEAAIDRMDSADPAQAHPELARFAMHAPGIIAYRAVSRIAPDTIAPATRWTAAFRIANGLRSLFNRAEVNAVLDARYSDLPYWSAVLHYCADGNLQAVLDEYLFQLASDLGTAELTAERLLDLAQHAASVLSLRTVNYVGHDTDVDRTQIRLRSRFSLRYGGRTGTAAGDEQRQADVRAAFNSPFAPFVLVSTSVGQEGIDFHWWSHAVVHWNLPSNPVDFEQREGRVNRFGGHAIRRNVAAAHWADVVASNDPNPWRAAFEAATESSVHIDYGHFAPWWVYPGPASIQRIVMEHPLSKDRLRYEHLRDSLALYRLTLGQPRQEDMVELMKQRGVDGAVVAPIDLRPPTSQGPTEPKG from the coding sequence GTGAGCGGGTTCGACGCGAACGCGGTGCTCGCCGGGCTGAAGCCGTTCCAGCGAGACGCGGTGCACCACGTGTTCGAGCGGTTCTACGGCGACGACGCCAGCTCCGGCCGATTCCTCGTCGCCGACGAGACCGGTCTCGGCAAGAGCGTCGTCGCCCGGGGCGTGGTGGCGCGGGCGGTGGAGCACCTGCAGATCGTCGACGAGGTGAAGCGGATTGACGTCGTCTACATGTGCTCGAACGCGGATCTGGCGCGGCAGAACCTCGCGCGCCTCAACGTCACCGGCGCCGACGCCGCACCACTCACGACACGCCTGAGTCTGCTCGCGCTCGAGGTACCACGGCTTCGCGCGGAGGAAGGATCGACCGAGAAGAAGGTCAACCTGGTGTCGTTCACACCGGCGACCTCCGGCTTCAGCGTCGGCGGAGAACCCGCTGGCAACGCTCGGGAGCGCGCACTCATCGCGATCCTGCTCCGCGAGCTGTTGACGCTGAACGACGACGAGTGGCAAGCGACGCTCCGGCTGTTCAAGCGCCGGGTGTCCTCAGTCGAGCGCTTCCACTGGCGCATCCTCGACGTCGCACGCGAGATGGGACAGCGAGACGGAAGCGACCGTCCGGAGCCGGACCTCGAGACGCTCGAAGGCTTCCGCGATGCGCTCGGTCACGAGGCACTCCACGAGTTCCGGTCGGTTCTCGCGCTCGTCACTGCTGACGGTGCAGGCGATCGCGACTTCGAGAGCGTGTGGAATCGAACGGGAGCACTGCTCGGACGGATGCGGCGAGCGCTCGCGAAGGCGAGTCTGCAGGCGCTTGAACCGGACCTCGTCATCCTCGACGAGTTCCAACGATTCCGCGAGCTTCTCGACGCTCCGGAGACGAGCGAAGCAGCGGAGCTCGCGCACGACCTCTTCTCGTTCCCTGGAGTCCGGGTGCTGCTGCTGTCCGCGACTCCGTACAAGCCCTTCACCCAGGCAGGCGAAGCGGAGAACCACCACCGCGACTTCATGCAGACGATCGACTTCCTGGCGAATCGTGATCCGGCGATCACAGAGCGGGTCACCCGAGCCATGGCGGAGTATCGCGCGTGCCTCGTGAGCGGAGAGGACGCGGCAGCGGCAGCGAAGGTGGTCAGGGACGCACTGCTCCCCGTGATGAGCAGATCGGAGCGGCCGAACGTCGCTGGCGGGTTCACCCCCCGGATGCTTAGCAGTCCAGCGCCGACGACGGACGACGTGCTCGACTTCGTGGCACTCCGTGAGTTTGGCGACGAGGTAGGCGCCCCGATCGATCTCGAGTACTGGAAGTCGATTCCGTACTTCGCGAACTTCATGGACGGGTACAAGCCCGGGGAACGGGCTCGCGAGCGGTTCGGAACACCGGAAGGTGCTCGCGCGCACGAGCTGCTCGGGCGGAGCCGGTCGCTCGATCGCAGCGACCTCGATGCGCGTCGGGAGATCGACTTCGGAAACGGGTATCTCCGCACGATCGCGGCGGACACGCTCGGGTCAGGGTGGTCGGACCTGCTGTGGGTTCCTCCGTCGATGCCGTACCTCGAGCCCGGGGGTGCCTACCGCGCCGTGCACGACGTCACGAAGCGAGTGGTGTTCTCTGCTTGGTCGGGCGTACCGACCGCCGTCGCGTCGCTGCTGTCCTACGAGGCCGAGCGGCGCGCGAGCGGCGCTGCGACGCGGGGCACCAACACCGACGTGATGCGCCTGAACTACTCGCTCGAACAGGGGCGCGTTGGTTCCCTCTCGACCCTCGCGCTCTTCTTCCCGCATCCCGCCCTCGCGGAGGCCGGAGACCCGCTGGCGATCGCTCGGTCGATCTCTGCCGAAGCAGGCGTTGAGGCCGGACGTGCAGAGGCGCTCGTGGCCCGGCGTTTGGACGGCTCGGCTGAGGCTGGCCAGCCTTGGGAGGCCTTCTTCGCCAGGGGCACCGGCTTGAACGAGGACTTCGTCGGCCTGGTCGGCGATGCGATCGGCGGACCATCGGAGGACGACGAGGACGAAACCGAGGCGTCGAGCGGTCTCGTCCGATTCATCGAGGCCGCCATCGACCGGATGGACAGCGCGGATCCGGCGCAGGCGCATCCGGAACTCGCCCGGTTCGCCATGCACGCGCCGGGGATCATCGCTTACCGCGCGGTATCCCGGATCGCGCCGGACACGATCGCCCCCGCAACACGCTGGACGGCTGCATTCCGGATCGCCAACGGCCTGCGGTCCCTGTTCAACCGTGCCGAGGTCAACGCGGTTCTCGACGCTCGGTACAGCGACCTCCCCTACTGGTCGGCGGTACTGCACTACTGCGCTGACGGCAACCTGCAGGCTGTGCTCGACGAATACTTGTTCCAGCTCGCAAGCGACCTCGGTACCGCCGAGCTCACTGCTGAACGGCTCCTCGACCTCGCGCAGCACGCGGCATCGGTGCTGTCGCTGCGCACCGTGAACTACGTCGGCCACGATACCGACGTGGACCGGACACAGATCCGCCTCCGGTCACGATTCAGTCTCCGGTACGGCGGCCGGACCGGAACTGCTGCGGGCGACGAGCAGCGGCAAGCCGACGTCCGCGCCGCGTTCAACAGTCCGTTTGCCCCGTTCGTCCTCGTCTCGACCAGCGTCGGGCAGGAAGGCATCGACTTCCATTGGTGGAGTCACGCCGTCGTGCACTGGAATCTGCCGTCGAACCCGGTTGACTTCGAGCAGCGAGAAGGCCGTGTGAACCGCTTTGGCGGCCATGCGATCAGGCGGAATGTCGCAGCCGCACACTGGGCCGACGTCGTCGCCTCGAACGATCCGAATCCTTGGCGGGCCGCGTTCGAGGCCGCGACCGAGTCATCCGTGCACATCGACTACGGACACTTTGCGCCGTGGTGGGTCTACCCCGGCCCGGCCAGCATCCAACGCATCGTGATGGAGCACCCGCTGAGTAAGGACCGACTTCGCTACGAACACCTTCGCGATTCGCTCGCGTTGTACCGACTGACACTCGGGCAGCCGCGTCAGGAGGACATGGTGGAGCTCATGAAGCAGCGCGGGGTCGACGGCGCGGTGGTCGCACCGATCGACCTTCGCCCTCCTACAAGTCAGGGCCCTACCGAACCGAAAGGGTGA
- a CDS encoding phospholipase D family protein, whose translation MLEPQTRATLTEQLRPPTGFELVHAVGTTFTLGLDTALSVPLAFAARGVTEQADPIAILDAVRRAADRVDVFAQAGEIALGARNNRLVAFLEPMLHPVTVPAGIFHPKVWFLEFRSGDISAFRFVCASRNLTSDRSWDVVVSLDGAPGNTADAASLEARNAPIVGLLRSLPGSAVVPLVPERTVRIEGLAARFARVEWETPNDLEDLRFHVWRSGAPARPDLSGERALIISPFLQDGAFATIRGGIRRELLVVSRSESLNRLSRGTISGRTSAFVLDAAADPAEENEGTHLGVLRGLHAKVIVVNRERRARVLLGSLNATDAALHSNVEVMVELVGSAARFGVEATRKALGDLIVEHRVEPVDEANADDETGGFLDAVLRAVAGAQMRIDVEGDGPYRLRVSCVDMVPATDDVRFSWRLITRPDEVREGLPSENGSWIEAVALPDVTPYLVVTARDGEGAERSTVVLADLHGDPDDRLDAVIASHLSTPADFMRFITLLLELVGLGTAGAGAGTAWNTTAGAGGDAGAGLFESLIRSVGARGRGLADVDRVVQYLRARGDTAVLPQGFDELWASVWEAQRRLGGSR comes from the coding sequence ATGCTTGAACCGCAGACCCGCGCGACGCTGACCGAACAACTCCGACCACCGACGGGCTTTGAGCTTGTGCACGCAGTCGGCACGACGTTCACCCTCGGACTCGACACCGCCCTCAGCGTCCCCTTGGCCTTCGCAGCACGAGGAGTCACCGAGCAGGCCGACCCCATCGCGATCCTCGACGCCGTCCGCCGCGCCGCCGACCGCGTTGACGTCTTCGCGCAGGCAGGAGAGATCGCCCTCGGAGCGCGGAACAACCGCTTGGTCGCATTCCTCGAACCGATGCTCCACCCGGTGACCGTCCCGGCCGGCATCTTCCACCCGAAGGTCTGGTTCCTCGAGTTCCGCAGCGGCGACATCTCCGCGTTCCGGTTCGTCTGCGCCAGCCGGAACCTCACGAGCGACCGCAGCTGGGATGTCGTCGTCAGTCTTGACGGCGCGCCCGGAAACACCGCTGACGCAGCCAGCCTGGAGGCGCGCAACGCCCCGATCGTCGGCCTGCTCCGGTCGCTCCCCGGCTCTGCGGTCGTTCCGCTCGTTCCGGAGCGCACCGTTCGGATCGAAGGGCTCGCCGCGCGCTTCGCGCGCGTCGAGTGGGAGACGCCGAACGACCTTGAGGACCTGCGTTTCCACGTCTGGCGGTCAGGTGCACCAGCGCGACCCGATCTGTCAGGCGAGCGGGCCTTGATCATCTCCCCGTTCCTCCAGGACGGCGCCTTTGCGACCATCCGGGGAGGGATCCGACGCGAGCTGCTGGTCGTCTCCCGGAGCGAGAGCCTGAACCGCCTGTCCCGCGGCACGATCAGCGGGCGGACCTCCGCGTTCGTGCTCGATGCCGCGGCCGACCCGGCCGAAGAGAACGAAGGCACGCACCTGGGCGTCTTGCGCGGGCTGCACGCGAAGGTCATCGTGGTGAACCGCGAGCGAAGGGCCCGGGTGCTGCTGGGATCGTTGAACGCGACCGACGCGGCGTTGCACAGCAATGTCGAGGTGATGGTGGAACTCGTCGGGTCCGCCGCGAGGTTCGGGGTCGAGGCAACGAGAAAGGCGCTCGGCGATCTCATCGTCGAACACAGGGTTGAGCCGGTCGACGAGGCGAACGCCGATGATGAGACCGGCGGGTTCCTCGACGCCGTCCTCCGCGCTGTCGCTGGCGCGCAGATGCGGATCGACGTCGAAGGGGACGGACCATACCGTCTCCGCGTCAGCTGCGTGGACATGGTCCCAGCAACGGACGACGTCAGGTTCTCGTGGCGACTGATCACCCGACCCGACGAGGTCCGCGAGGGGCTGCCGAGCGAGAACGGTTCCTGGATCGAGGCGGTCGCCCTCCCCGACGTGACGCCCTACCTGGTCGTCACGGCCCGTGACGGGGAGGGTGCGGAACGGTCGACCGTGGTGCTTGCTGATCTGCACGGCGACCCGGACGACCGACTCGACGCCGTGATCGCCTCGCACCTGTCGACCCCGGCCGACTTCATGCGCTTCATCACACTGCTGCTCGAACTCGTCGGGCTCGGAACAGCGGGCGCCGGTGCAGGCACCGCATGGAACACCACCGCGGGTGCTGGTGGAGACGCCGGCGCCGGGCTCTTCGAATCGTTGATCCGGTCCGTCGGGGCACGCGGCCGCGGACTCGCGGACGTCGATCGCGTGGTGCAGTACCTGCGCGCCCGTGGCGACACCGCCGTCCTGCCGCAAGGCTTCGACGAGCTGTGGGCGTCGGTGTGGGAAGCGCAACGACGATTGGGAGGCTCGCGGTGA
- a CDS encoding DUF6361 family protein has product MPSLIAWLDASSDEQRRMREIIALFTDRDSRDELGIGQIRDAISNGLFPGTSTLLTRARYALFVPWCFQLAAQRPDPREAAARNERTLISALRRTNERGVLGLRAGETLKTLPSSLYWGTLRTYGILDDSIESTTDLLNRLRERDRRGIPASSEDDLLDQSGRAWTPTFETLPMPDGFPSSVDGGFDLTNAEAGFLRDRVLERAPGTVMAHLVTTGVAPNRESPSPWADPATDGLPAEARDLLRLAATFSIMNHGAALLYNLMLAEERAEIITSESGASDPDGTDAAVTDYRDALTEWALEADAAEVTAWDTTALWAWLATNSTARIAGPTRGYVDQWTKHLRDTDLASIADDDTARGMVRARERSQKRGLARLGNPDRLRGWTGASGSNALTYRWQTVRNIVIDIREGLARDA; this is encoded by the coding sequence ACCGGGACAGCCGCGACGAACTCGGCATCGGCCAGATCCGCGACGCCATCTCGAACGGCCTCTTCCCCGGCACCTCGACCCTGCTGACACGCGCGCGCTACGCGCTCTTCGTTCCCTGGTGCTTCCAGCTCGCCGCACAGCGACCGGACCCGCGCGAGGCAGCAGCACGCAACGAACGCACCTTGATCAGCGCACTCCGGCGGACCAACGAGCGCGGCGTACTCGGCCTCCGTGCGGGAGAGACGCTCAAGACGCTTCCTTCCTCGCTGTACTGGGGCACGCTCCGCACGTACGGCATCCTCGACGACTCGATCGAGAGCACGACCGACTTGCTGAACCGCCTCCGCGAGCGAGACAGACGAGGCATCCCGGCCTCGAGCGAGGACGATCTGCTCGACCAATCGGGTCGGGCATGGACGCCGACGTTTGAGACGCTGCCGATGCCGGACGGCTTCCCGTCATCGGTCGACGGCGGTTTCGACCTGACGAACGCTGAGGCCGGGTTCCTCCGCGACCGGGTCCTCGAGCGCGCGCCCGGCACGGTGATGGCGCACCTGGTGACGACTGGCGTCGCTCCCAACCGCGAGAGTCCGAGTCCGTGGGCCGACCCTGCGACCGACGGTCTCCCGGCAGAAGCCCGGGACCTCCTGCGTCTTGCGGCGACGTTCTCGATCATGAACCACGGCGCCGCACTGCTGTACAACCTCATGCTCGCCGAGGAGCGCGCGGAGATCATCACCAGCGAAAGCGGCGCCAGCGACCCCGACGGGACGGACGCCGCCGTCACCGACTACCGGGATGCCTTGACGGAGTGGGCCCTCGAGGCCGATGCCGCCGAGGTCACCGCCTGGGACACGACCGCGCTATGGGCATGGCTCGCGACGAACTCGACAGCGCGGATCGCCGGACCCACTCGCGGCTACGTCGATCAGTGGACAAAGCATCTCCGCGACACGGATCTTGCGTCCATCGCGGACGACGACACGGCACGCGGCATGGTCCGAGCGCGTGAGCGATCCCAGAAGCGCGGCCTGGCCCGCCTCGGCAACCCCGACCGGCTCCGCGGATGGACAGGAGCGTCCGGGTCGAACGCCCTCACATACCGTTGGCAGACGGTCCGCAACATCGTCATCGACATCCGCGAGGGGCTGGCACGCGATGCTTGA